The following are from one region of the Salvelinus sp. IW2-2015 unplaced genomic scaffold, ASM291031v2 Un_scaffold1691, whole genome shotgun sequence genome:
- the LOC139024603 gene encoding acid-sensing ion channel 2-like, which yields MCQCDSVAKASRTPESLAEAGKLFLKHTTFHGLRHVFLSGSYPRRLAWLLAFLTAVALLFTWSSNRVRYLLSSPVHTKAHMVYAKRLVFPAVTICNQNLLIPRRMKKPDIFSAGRWLGLLGRNWQVSPGARDVLTPGTDRDSGSSNEPPWSPLSRILDFNHFLPPPLESQPSMQQLLDRLGHQMEEMLLHCRFQGEVCGPRNFST from the coding sequence ATGTGTCAGTGCGATTCAGTAGCGAAAGCCAGCAGAACGCCGGAGTCTCTCGCAGAAGCAGGGAAGCTGTTCTTGAAACACACCACCTTCCATGGACTGAGGCATGTATTTCTGAGCGGCTCGTACCCCCGCAGGCTTGCCTGGCTGCTGGCTTTCCTCACAGCTGTCGCTCTCCTATTCACCTGGTCCTCAAACCGGGTCCGGTACCTCCTCTCTTCGCCCGTGCACACCAAGGCGCATATGGTGTACGCCAAACGTCTCGTTTTCCCCGCGGTGACCATTTGCAACCAGAACCTCCTCATACCGCGTCGCATGAAGAAACCGGACATATTCAGCGCGGGAAGGTGGTTAGGACTTCTAGGGAGGAACTGGCAAGTGTCCCCCGGCGCCAGGGACGTGCTCACACCCGGGACCGACCGTGACAGCGGCAGCAGCAACGAGCCGCCCTGGTCACCGCTCTCTCGGATCCTGGACTTCAACCACTTTCTGCCTCCTCCTCTGGAGTCCCAGCCGTCCATGCAGCAGCTCCTGGACCGCCTCGGCCACCAGATGGAGGAGATGCTACTTCACTGCCGCTTCCAGGGAGAGGTGTGCGGGCCACGCAACTTCAGCACC